Proteins from a single region of Fundulus heteroclitus isolate FHET01 chromosome 12, MU-UCD_Fhet_4.1, whole genome shotgun sequence:
- the plk2b gene encoding serine/threonine-protein kinase PLK2b: protein MEVHKNTVLQQTNSSSSMCESTQRSCEPRRKRTEERSAPSEMARIITDPATGKCYCRGKVLGKGGFAKCYEMTDLSTGKVYAAKIIPHARVSKPHQREKIDREIELHRILHHKNIVHFYHHFEDKENIYILLEYCSRKSLAHILKARKVLTEPEVRYYLRQIVSGLKYLHELEILHRDLKLGNFFVSESMELKVGDFGLAAKLEPAGNRRKTICGTPNYLSPEVLNKQGHGCESDVWALGCVMYTMLLGRPPFETTNLKETYRCIREARYSLPSSLSPQAKQLIANLLAKIPEDRPNLDHILRHDFFTQGFSPERLPPSCCHSPPDFHVSSPAKSFFKKAAAALFGGKRDKVKYYETLNKLTKEEEEIYKLQHDLERTVISQQQSKKMSENGSPLPPSAGSPVALATESQSPATQDTIRLIVRGSLGSCSSSSECLEDSTTGSVAETVASVLRGCLENMPKANDTPQTLNSCGLQWVTKWVDYSNKYGFGYQLSDHTVGVLFNNGTHMSLLPDRKTIHYYAELGQRSVFPTCEVPEHFVGQVTVLKYFSHYMEENLMDGGDLGTTTDVHMPRLYLLQWLKSDRALMMLFNDGTFQVNFYHDHTKIILCCQRDEYMLTYINEERVSKTFKLSSLLTSGCPDDLRQRLVYSLNMLLQRCS, encoded by the exons ATGGAAGTACATAAAAACACCGTCCTCCAGCagaccaacagcagcagcagcatgtgtGAGTCCACGCAGAGGTCCTGTGAGCCTCGGCGGAAGAGAACGGAGGAGCGCAGCGCTCCGTCGGAGATGGCTCGGATCATCACAGACCCGGCCACGGGGAAGTGCTACTGCCGGGGGAAAGTTTTGGGAAAG GGAGGGTTTGCTAAATGTTATGAGATGACGGACCTCTCCACCGGCAAAGTTTACGCAGCAAAGATCATCCCGCACGCGCGCGTCTCCAAGCCTCACCAGCGGGAGAAG ATCGACAGAGAAATCGAGCTGCACAGAATACTGCACCATAAAAATATCGTGCATTTTTATCACCACTTTGAGGACAAAGAGAACATCTACATCTTGCTGGAATACTGCAGTAGAAAG TCCCTGGCCCACATTCTGAAGGCTCGCAAAGTGCTTACGGAGCCAGAGGTGCGGTACTACCTGAGACAGATTGTTTCTGGACTAAAGTACCTGCATGAATTGGAAATTCTTCACAGGGACCTTAAATTGG GGAACTTTTTTGTGAGCGAGTCGATGGAACTGAAGGTTGGAGACTTTGGTCTCGCTGCCAAGTTGGAGCCGGCGGGAAACAGGAGGAAGACGATCTGCGGGACTCCGAATTACCTGTCCCCCGAGGTCCTCAACAAACAGGGTCATGGCTGTGAATCAGATGTCTGGGCTCTGGGCTGTGTAAT GTACACTATGCTGTTGGGTCGACCGCCGTTTGAAACCACCAACTTGAAGGAGACCTACCGGTGTATCAGAGAGGCACGTTACTCGCTGCCTTCGTCGCTGTCACCACAGGCGAAGCAGCTCATCGCCAACCTGCTGGCCAAGATTCCAGAGGACAGACCAAATCTGGACCACATTCTGAGGCATGACTTCTTCACCCAG GGCTTTAGTCCAGAGCGTCTGCCGCCTAGCTGCTGCCATTCGCCACCAGACTTCCACGTCTCTAGTCCTGCAAAGAGCTTCTTTAAGAAAGCTGCCGCGGCGCTGTTCGGAGGGAAGAGAGATAAGGTCAAATACTACGAGACCCTGA ACAAGTTAActaaggaggaggaggagatctACAAACTGCAGCATGACTTGGAGAGGACTGTCATCAGTCAGCAACAGAGCAAAAAGATGTCCGAG AATGGAAGTCCACTTCCGCCATCTGCCGGGAGCCCCGTCGCCTTGGCAACAGAGAGTCAGTCACCGGCGACGCAAGACACCATTCGACTAATCGTCAGGGGGAGTCTGGGCAGCTGTAGCAGCAGCAGTGAAT GTCTGGAAGACAGCACAACAGGCAGTGTGGCCGAGACTGTTGCCAGTGTGCTAAGAGGATGTCTAGAGAATATGCCTAAAG CAAATGACACTCCTCAGACGTTAAACAGCTGCGGCCTTCAATGGGTCACCAAATGGGTGGACTACTCCAACAAGTACGGCTTCGGCTACCAGTTGTCCGATCACACGGTTGGCGTCCTCTTCAACAACGGCACCCACATGAGCCTCCTGCCGGATAGAAA GACCATCCATTACTACGCAGAGTTAGGCCAGCGCTCTGTCTTTCCCACCTGCGAGGTTCCTGAGCACTTTGTGGGCCAAGTGACTGTGCTTAAGTACTTTTCCCACTACATGGAGGAAAACCTCATGGAT GGCGGGGACCTCGGTACTACAACAGATGTACACATGcccagactctacctgctgcagTGGCTCAAGTCAGACCGCGCCCTCATGATGCTTTTTAACGATGGCACCTTCCAG GTCAACTTTTACCACGATCACACCAAGATCATCCTGTGCTGCCAGAGGGACGAGTACATGCTGACTTACATCAACGAGGAACGAGTGTCCAAAACCTTCAAACTCAGCTCCCTGCTGACGTCTGGCTGCCCCGATGACCTGCGCCAGCGCCTGGTGTACTCCCTCAATATGCTCCTGCAGAGATGCAGCTAA